A genomic stretch from Candidatus Nitrososphaera gargensis Ga9.2 includes:
- a CDS encoding transposase — protein sequence MGIQAEGTKEGTHQHCVRRRERVLQKRAREILDHLPDGFTAVSEDESFFTFDVRIKRVWIYKNTRPVVRVTGSHQRSCLFGAISLDGRRQLFRQYDWFDEDTFLDYLKQIHRKFPRCYLFLDKARQHHKSEKVKRYFHDHKDTLIPVWMPTASPEFMVLETCWQLSKDALLVMTYYPSFGDLKRRIQHYFRTKRFHLDMRKYLTEGVSA from the coding sequence ATCAACACTGCGTCAGACGAAGAGAAAGAGTCCTTCAAAAAAGGGCGAGGGAAATCCTAGACCACCTGCCGGACGGGTTCACGGCAGTATCTGAAGACGAGTCGTTCTTCACTTTTGACGTGCGCATAAAGAGGGTATGGATTTACAAAAACACAAGGCCCGTTGTCAGGGTGACAGGCTCACACCAGCGCTCATGCCTGTTTGGAGCCATCAGCCTGGACGGAAGAAGACAGCTGTTCAGGCAGTATGACTGGTTTGACGAAGACACTTTTCTGGACTACCTCAAGCAGATACACAGGAAGTTTCCAAGATGCTACCTGTTCTTGGACAAGGCGCGTCAGCATCACAAATCAGAGAAGGTGAAGAGATATTTCCATGATCACAAGGACACCCTGATACCGGTCTGGATGCCAACTGCGTCACCGGAGTTCATGGTACTGGAAACATGCTGGCAGTTGTCAAAGGACGCCCTGCTTGTCATGACGTACTATCCATCATTTGGTGATTTGAAGAGGAGGATACAACATTACTTTCGGACAAAGCGCTTTCATCTTGATATGAGGAAATATCTGACTGAAGGAGTGTCAGCTTAA